CTTGATATACATCGACTATTTGAATCGGTTGATAAAGCAGTCCCAGGTCAATGGCACTATTTCTgtggtcaagttgaagcaAGAAAATAAAACCCTTCTGAAACAGTACCGGGGATAAGCTTAACAAAATCTACGGGTATTCATACTACCACGACCGACAATGGGATGACTAACAGACAAACCTAATGTGCATTAGGCACTGTTCAACAGTGGGTACAAGCGAAATGACACCAATTGCGACAGTATCGTCCAACTAGCAATGACCAACGACTGACGATTAACGACCAACAACTAGACAGCTACGACAAACCTCTATATATCTTTACTTAGACGATTCACAAAGCATaaacttgatttcaaattatcACAAGTATCAGGTCAGGCAGTTTTGACGCGAATTCTCACTAATCCAACACCTTTAACATGTCTGCCACAATCGTGATTCGGTTCATTGATTCCAAAAAAGGAGAAGCCATACCCGACTACGAGATCACCGACCTCCAGGCCTTGAGCTACCAGCGCCTCAAGCACTTAATACGGTCCAATAACTCGTATTGCACAAATAAACGGTTGAAGTTAATATATAACGGGAGAGTGTTGAATGAGCACTTTGACTTTAAAGGGGATTTGATCAGCAAATTCAGCGAGTCCAGCCTTCGTATCTACGTCCACTGTGTCATTGGAGAAGATCTCACCAAAGAACAACTCAGACAAGAGAGCCTACTCGATAACCAGGAAATTAAACGCACCACGCAGCCTGAAATCATAGGATTTGATCGGTTGCTTCAACAAGGGTTCAGTCAACAAGACGTAGACGATTTGCGGGCACAGTTCGAGAGAATCTACAACATCAACCAGACCAATTCACAAATCAacgacttggaagaagaggaacaGCGTCAAGAGTATTTgagacaacttgaagaaagatggaTTAATCTGACTGTCAATGCAGATGGAACCAGCACCAGGCCGGCACCAGAAGCCGCCGGTACAGAACAGGTTACGGCCGACGCTCCCGCCAACCACACCATTGCCACCACCGACGTCGATGATACGCAGAACGAAGACCTTCTAATCGGATTACTCGTGGGGGTGTTTTTGGGAGTTATTGGAGTGTTATTTGTCGTGGCCGACGACTCCGTGTTCGATAAGAGACAAAGAATGGCCATAATAGTGGGGAtgttcatcaatatctcGCTAGCCATCATCCGTGGCCAGTGGATatagatgaagaagagagaaatAGGAATGTTTGACCTACCAGCCCTTAATAATTCTCATATGAAAACGCCTCCAAGGGGAAACATCCACACGGTTCAGAAAGATTAAACAGGGCGTTAAGATGGACAGTTGATCTCGCCATTAACTTGACGCTTGCCAGCTCGTGGGGATATCTGAAAATGACAAGCAACACGGTAGTAGTTAAGGCTGCCGCACAATTTCTTTGCGATGGGAAAATTTTTCTTATATAGTGGGTATGCGCCGGGTAACTGGGTGCAAAAGGTGAACAAGGTCAGCAACTGGGAACTGGGAATAAAGAACTGGAGAGACCGGTGTAGACAACTCAACGTCGTTTCCTTCACTTTACTCTGTTACCAAAGTCTATTCTTTTTATGGTTTTTATTATTGCCATACTGTGTCATTACTGTCTGGGTACATAGTTGTGCAAAACGTTAAATATACGCCGTTCACGGCACCATCCTCGCACCGAAGCACCTTCGgcctccaccaccatcgCACCAATACCACAAAAACTCAGTTGCTAGTTCCCCTCTATCTCAGTGGCTAATACCGGTCGCCACGTCACGTGCTAGGGCCGGTTTCGGCGCGGCCCCGCGCATCCGTCCACCGCGTACCGCCACCGCGCTTGTCGCCCCGGCGGATTGCCTATCTCCTGAGTCATTGTGGAGAAAACATTTTCAACAGAAAGCAAAAGTTTTATCAAGCTTACAATTAACTTGTAATTTGTTGGTTCAATTCACGGTAATTGTTTATAGATTGTCCATACCACAACCATGTCAGAAAAACCTTTACCATTCATCTACCAATTCATCTCTGGAGCCGTCGCCGGTGTATCAgagatcttggtgatgtaTCCTTTGGATGTCGTTAAAACCAGACAACAATTGGATTCCACCAACGCCTATAAAGGAACCATCCAGagtatcaagaagattgttGCTGAAGAAGGATTCTCCAGGTTGTACAAAGGGATCAGTGCGCCCATTTTGATGGAGGCTCCTAAGAGAGCCACCAAGTTTGCTGCTAACGACGAATGGGGGAAATTTTATAAAAGGGTGTTTGATGTACCTGTTATGAACCAGTCTTTGGCGGTGTTGACGGGTGCCACTGCTGGAGCCACCGAGTCGTTTGTGGTGGTTCCATttgagttgatcaaaatcagatTACAGgacaaaaccaccaagttcaatggaaTGGCCGATGTCAccaaagatatcatcaagaaccaTGGGGTGTTGGGATTGTACAAGGGATTGGAATCGACATTGTGGAGACATATCTGGTGGAACGCCGGGTACTTTGGGTTGATTTTCCAGGTAAGAGGCTTAATGCCCAAGCCAAAGACTAGTACAGAAAAGACTTTGATTGACTTGACCTGTGGTTCGATCGGGGGTACTTTTGGTACCATCATGAACACTCCGTTCGACGTGGTCAAGTCCAGAATCCAGGCCggaaccaccaccaagtatGTATGGACTTATCCTTCATTGGTAACTGTTGCGAAAGAAGAAGGGTTTGGTGCGTTATACAAGGGGTTCATTCCAAAGGTATTGAGATTGGGTCCTGGTGGTGgaattttgttggtggtgtttaCCACCTGTATGGATTTCTTCAGAGGAATTCACTATAAAGAGTAGTTTATCTATAGGTTAACAATAATATCGTTGAGACCGATTTTCACCTTGGGCACCAACGTAGatgtttttgcaaccggACCAAACTGTTTGATAGTTTGTTGGAGTTCGGGGGACTCAAAGTCCGAGTCGAGAAGCTTGATTTTACTGGGGTCGTCTCCTTTAATGTCGAACTTGCTCATGATAAACGTCTTGAGGTGTGTTAAGTTCGGTAGTCCCTCAAGGCTGAGAGGCTCAAACTTGTCAAACATCAAGAGAACGTGATACACTAAATGGGATCGTATCGACATCCCCAAGGCTATTTCAAACAGCTGAAGGAGTTCTGTTCTAATTTCTCTACTGTTCAAGTGAGTTtcgttgaagttcaagagatTGACCATGCTTTTGAAGAGGTCCTCATAGTGGTAGTTTTCATCGACGTGAGTCAAAACAATTAACGTGATGAGCTTGATAGCATTAACGAAATTGGGTACATTAAGTTTTCGGTTGAGGTTGAACCGGAGaagtatcaccaagttgtcgAGCATATACGATACCCATGGTTTATGCTTATTGTTTGCCTTATTAAACGGTAAAATCGGTGCTCGTTGGTGGCATAGTTTCCAtttgaactcgttgatGGTGACGGACAAGATGTTAGGgctcttcaaaaacttgtcgTACATGTGTAACACCAAGCGGGTTGCAAGAACCgacttcttggacttgaactgATACGTTAGCACATAGGATGCTAAACAGAGCCAGGACGCAGCCGCGTCAGTCTCGAggaacttttccaaaaatcccacttggttgcaaaaccCGTTAATATAGAGGGAGATGGGAAAGAACTCAAGCAGCTCGAAGTAATCGTGGCCAAAGTTGTGGTACTGTTTTATTCggatgttcaacaaggactCGATGTCGTCGTTGTTGATGTAAATGTTCCGGATGTACGAGTCGTTTAAGTATTCATTggagaagttcaacaaattggcAGTCATCCAGTTGAAAAACGATGCGTTCATGATCTGATGATTGGTTAAATCGTTATTGTAGTCGTAACACACTTTGATGCTGTACTGCAACAAAGGCTCAAATTGGTTTAAAAAGGCTGCGAATTTGTCTTCGTCGGAATAGTTGATCTGTACCTGGTTGTCATTGTTTAATATCCCCAACAGCACAAACACGCGGATTTGGGTCTTGGTAGACAAGCTTACGGTAGGTCTAGTGTCAAGGATGTTATTGGCGAAATTTGGGTGagttttgatcaagattTGATTCAACAAGTCGGCATAGTTGGACCTGCGAAACTCATTCAACATGTCTGTGTTTTGCACAGTGATCACTACCATATAGTCATACACCAAGTAGACAATCTCCTTCATGATCACCAAAAGAGTCTGGTTGaccttttccaaatcaagGTTGGGCACAAGGCGTTCCAAAAACCAGTATACCATCCTGAACAAGAGCAGGTAATCGATTCTATCGGTCACCACAAGTTCGCTCTGTTTGTGGCACTCGACCACACTGGACAAGATCACGCGGAGTATACGTAGCACGTTTGCTATGAGTTCGAAACGCAATTCGTCGTCCATGTCATTGAAGACCGCGTTCAAAAGTAGCGGCATGGGCTTGGGTttgatgttggtgatatcgtCTTCCTCCAAGTGGTCCCGAGACATGCCATTGGACGTCGATAGTGGTGTCGGTGTGTACTGCAGCACTTCTTTAAAGATTGCGATGCCATGATTAAATAAGGATATTAATTGTTGGTTGACGTCAGCATCCAGGTCGAGGTGGGTGGCAGATAAATTAGCCACAAGAGTGGATTTCAAGCTCTCAAAGTGTACAAGCGTCGAGTAGAAGGTTTTGTAGAAGTCAGGGATTTTGGAGGAgtcattgatgaagatcTGGCCGTATAGTTGAATGGTCTGTTGGTTCATATTAAAGTGATGGATGGTACAAGCGTGGAGACGAGAAACATGCGTAGACGGGTAGGCGCAGACGGCACACAGGGGCCTAGGCCGGGGGCCAGGCCCTTTAGCGAGCGGTGGTTGGGGGGTCTCAGCGTGCATCCACCAAATGAATCATCGGTGCGCAAAAGTGGCCACTGATTTTCCACCAGCTTCTCACAAACTATCATCATGTCAGATTGGGAGAACGTTACAGTTATTGGACAAAAGGCACGGATCGGAGGCGGTGGCCCCCGTCAAACTGTGGCCAAGACCGCCTCGCAGTTGAATGCCGCCAGAAGAACCGGAAATGTCATTGGTACCGAAAAGAAGTATGGTAcctccaacaccaaatcTAACCCTGAAGGTCAAAGATTGGCCAAATTGGACGACACGGATGACGTGGTGGCAGTCAAGAAACTCGACACCAATGTCGGAAAAGTCATTCTGAGAGCCAGACAAGACAAGAAAATGACCCAGAAGGACTTTGCCACTCAGATCAATGAAAAGCCCCAGGTGATCAATGACTATGAAGCCGGAAGAGCCGTGCCCAACCAGCAGTTGTTGGGGAAGATGGAACGTGCATTGGGAGTAAAGTTGAGAGGTAAGCAGATTGGTGAGCCTTTgtttaagaagaagacttgagAATGACCCTGACAGAGACAGACCCTGACAGAGACAGACGCAGAGAAATATACAAAAACTGACGAGGTGATGACTGGGCTACCAAGTCCAGGACGTGCTATGCGGAACTAGCGACCCCCGCCGCCATACCATTATTTATAGTAAATGCACAATCATCGGCCCAGTACAAGAGCGAGGCTCACGTGACCACAAACTACTGCAAGTACGTGGCAGCGGTCACAGCCAGTACAAGCGCAAGTGGGGTAGACGTGGGAGACAGCCCTTCGCCCCAGGCTTCCCTTGTCGCTTGGGCCTGCCATGCCAAGGCGATGCCCATCGCGACTCCCAAATTACATCAGTCTGGGGTAACTAGTCAGTATCCGCGTCTGGGGTAACTGGGCAGTATTTTCGTGGGAGGGGTATCGACATCTGAAATGGCACTCCGGGTATTTACCTACCACTGGTTGACCTCGCTAAAGAGTGCCCTCTAGAAATAAGGTTTGGGGCTGCCGGTGGGCGCACGCTGGTACCTCACCGGTATAGCGATGCCAAGTGGACCCCACACATCAAATTCTCTATAAATGGACCCATCAGCTGCTGTCCACTATTAAAGGGTAAATCAGCATGAAAGAAGCTTTTCCATCAAGTCGTCTCACTCTCGTCCCAGCATCTACCGAAGTGGCTCGTCGTATTTGGATATCTCCATCGCCAACTCTCGAATCGTCGATGGAGATGATACCAGTATCATCGCTGGCCTCGACAAGGACACCACATTGCACCGGGGCTTGAAGTCTCGGCACGTTCAGTTGTTGGCGCTCGGCGGGTGCATTGGCACTGGGTTATTCATTGGTTCTGGTGGAGCGTTGTCGGTCGCAGGCCCGGCATCTCTCTTTTTATCGTACTGTATcatgttggtggtgatattCTTTGTGATGAACATGTTGGGGGAAATGATCACGTTCTTGCCGTTGCCGGGAAATGGAGCCCAGTCATTTGTCAAAGATTATGTGGATGACTCGTTGGGGTTTGCAATCAGCTGGAACTACAGGTACGCATTTTCAATCTTGGTACCAACAGAAATCACTGCTGCCGCCTTGTTGATAGATTACTGGCCCAACTCCGTGCACACGGCTGTATGGATCACCATTTTTCTCGTGGTGATGGTGGGATTGAATTTGACTTCCGTCAAGGTGTTTGGTGAGGCCGAGTTTTATTTCGCAtccatcaagatctttgcAGTCGTGGGCTTGATTGTGTTGGGGGTGGTATTGTTTTTTGGCGGCGGACCCAGCCACGACCGGCTTGGGTTCCGGTACTGGAAACACGGGCTTGCCTTTAAGCCGTACTTGGTCGAAGGGCCCACTGGAAGGTTCTTGGGGTTCTGGTATGCGGTGATTCGGTCAGGGTTTGCATTTATCTGCTCTCCCGAGTTGGTGGCAACCGCCGGGTCCGAGGCCATTAAGCCTCGTGCCAACATCCCCAAGGCAGCTTCACGGTTCATTTACCGGTTGGGCTTTTTCTACGTGTTGGGGACTTTGGTGATTGGAATTATTTGTGATTCCCGCAGCCACCAGTTATTGAACGGGCTGAGTGATGCTTCTGCTTCACCATTCGTCATCGGCATCAAGAACGCCGGGATCCCAGTGTTGGATAGTATTATTAATGCTGCCATCTTGACGTCAGCTGCTTCATCGGGAAATTCCTTCTTGTACTCGTCTTCTAGAGTGTTGTACTCGAATGCGGTCAAAGGCATAGCTCCCTCCATATTTATGAGGGTGAACCGGTTTGGGGTTCCGTACTTTGCGGTGGTGACCACCAGTTTGTTTGGGTGTTTGGCCTACTTGAATGCCTCATCCACGTCCGCCAATGTGTTCACGTGGCTTTCCAACATTGCAACTATTTCGGGATTTTTATCGTGGACAGCCTTGTCGGTGGCGTACATACGCTGGCGTAAAGCCATTTCCCACAACGATTTGTGGCACAGAGTCACTTACAAGACTATTCTTCAGCCGTATGGGGCCTACTTTGTCATTTTCTTCGTGGGGTTAATATGCTTAACCAACGGGTTTGCagtatttttcaacttcaatggaCCAGACTTCGTGGCAGCATATGTGACGTTTCCGATCTTGGCAGCACTTTATGTGTCTCACAAGGTGTACGaatacttcaagttggggCGTGTTCGTTTTGTAAGACCCattgaagagattgatGTAACAAcaaacttggacttgattgaGCAGGAAGACGCAGGGATTCCCGCACGGGTGCCCCGGaaccttgttgaaaaggCCTGGTTCTGGTTGGCATAAACACAAGTCTATGCGTGTATATATTCTTCACTAAACACCTTTTTTCGCACCCATTTCTTCGCACGACCCGCATCTCATCACTCTCAAATTTTTCTAACCACAACTCTGCGAGTATCTGAACCTGTTATTATACAAACATGAGTTTATCGGAGCAGTTGGGAGCTATTGCGGACAGAACCGcatcggtggtggtggatagAAAGACCAGAAGTAAAATCCACTCAAAATCGTTGATTTTCGAACCCAAAGTTGCCTCGACCCAGGACTATGAGTTGATCTACCAGATTGGTTTGGAGGGTTTAGAGGAGCTCAGCTCAATTGACAGGAGATTTGTCAGGTTTGAGAACACACTTTTCAGTGAAACCGCCATCAATTTCGATAGAAATACGCAGCTGCAgccattgttgaaggatttaAACGAGAGCATCAACCTGTTTTTACTATTGGTTTCACCatacttgaacttgaactgTTCTATCAAGGCATTGGAATGGCTTGTGAGgaagttcaacatcaatATGTTCAATGGAgagttgttgttgttgatcGGGTTGTCCTACTACAAGGAGCCGGTGTTTTtaaagttcttgaatgtTATTCCTAAGAACTCATTCCCAAAGATATTCGAACCATTGGCTGCATTCAAAGACTTATTAAAAAATCCTTCTGCCGCTTCcatcttgaaaagctttttgaataacttggaattggtcCAGTTGTACTTTTCATTCATCGTGGACCAAGTCAAGAATaagttgattttcaaaCTGCAGTTAGTATTCTATTTGTCCATTTCCATTCAATTATTGTCTGCGAACAGCAAAGATtcagaaaagttggaacAGAACTACGTTCCTCTAGTGCTCAATGCCGTTGGCTATTTCTTGTTACCAAATGATACCAGCCTTTCCCACGAATTAAAATTAACTgcattttctttggtatCGGTATTAAGTTCCATCCTTCCATTGAACTCCAAAGTTGTATTGTCATTAACTGATTCGATCATAAACAATGACGAATGTCTCAATGATAAAATAATCAAGAAGACCTTAATCACCTTGGGACAGTTATGGCATGGATTTGTAACCGATGAAAGAATCTACGTTAAACCTTTTGATTTGGCAAGTCACGAAACTTTGGTGACTTCTGTTGTCAAAGAGAACTTTAACTGCAACAAGTTTTTAATCGCCTACTACATTTCAAACACTTTTGAGAAAGGATTGTATAGGTTGATCAAGCACATAAATGTCGacaatcaagttgaattcAAGACAATTATGAATGCATTGTTAGTTGAAACAGAGAGCTCCGAGGAGGATACGAAGACCAATGTTACCAGAGGCTTAGAAAGCTTATACAAGCTGAATAGTTCCCTCTTCAAGGAAAATTTGAAGTGTTTCAGAGAAGGATTTTCACTTTCAGACTTAgaaatggtgttgatgacCACATTGGACGATGGATATATAAGAGACTCTGACCAAGAGTTTGAGGTCCATGACGAcgctgatgatgaagatgacgaagaaagCATCGAGATCA
Above is a window of Yamadazyma tenuis chromosome 1, complete sequence DNA encoding:
- a CDS encoding uncharacterized protein (BUSCO:EOG092640WA; COG:S; EggNog:ENOG503Q6VD), which codes for MSATIVIRFIDSKKGEAIPDYEITDLQALSYQRLKHLIRSNNSYCTNKRLKLIYNGRVLNEHFDFKGDLISKFSESSLRIYVHCVIGEDLTKEQLRQESLLDNQEIKRTTQPEIIGFDRLLQQGFSQQDVDDLRAQFERIYNINQTNSQINDLEEEEQRQEYLRQLEERWINSTVNADGTSTRPAPEAAGTEQVTADAPANHTIATTDVDDTQNEDLLIGLLVGVFLGVIGVLFVVADDSVFDKRQRMAIIVGMFINISLAIIRGQWI
- a CDS encoding uncharacterized protein (EggNog:ENOG503NUWJ; COG:C; BUSCO:EOG09263A5D) — protein: MSEKPLPFIYQFISGAVAGVSEILVMYPLDVVKTRQQLDSTNAYKGTIQSIKKIVAEEGFSRLYKGISAPILMEAPKRATKFAANDEWGKFYKRVFDVPVMNQSLAVLTGATAGATESFVVVPFELIKIRLQDKTTKFNGMADVTKDIIKNHGVLGLYKGLESTLWRHIWWNAGYFGLIFQVRGLMPKPKTSTEKTLIDLTCGSIGGTFGTIMNTPFDVVKSRIQAGTTTKYVWTYPSLVTVAKEEGFGALYKGFIPKVLRLGPGGGILLVVFTTCMDFFRGIHYKE
- a CDS encoding uncharacterized protein (EggNog:ENOG503PMUW), producing MNQQTIQLYGQIFINDSSKIPDFYKTFYSTLVHFESLKSTLVANLSATHLDSDADVNQQLISLFNHGIAIFKEVSQYTPTPLSTSNGMSRDHLEEDDITNIKPKPMPLLLNAVFNDMDDELRFELIANVLRILRVILSSVVECHKQSELVVTDRIDYSLLFRMVYWFLERLVPNLDLEKVNQTLLVIMKEIVYLVYDYMVVITVQNTDMLNEFRRSNYADLLNQILIKTHPNFANNILDTRPTVSLSTKTQIRVFVSLGILNNDNQVQINYSDEDKFAAFLNQFEPLLQYSIKVCYDYNNDLTNHQIMNASFFNWMTANLLNFSNEYLNDSYIRNIYINNDDIESLLNIRIKQYHNFGHDYFESLEFFPISLYINGFCNQVGFLEKFLETDAAASWLCLASYVLTYQFKSKKSVLATRLVLHMYDKFLKSPNILSVTINEFKWKLCHQRAPILPFNKANNKHKPWVSYMLDNLVILLRFNLNRKLNVPNFVNAIKLITLIVLTHVDENYHYEDLFKSMVNLLNFNETHLNSREIRTELLQSFEIALGMSIRSHLVYHVLLMFDKFEPLSLEGLPNLTHLKTFIMSKFDIKGDDPSKIKLLDSDFESPELQQTIKQFGPVAKTSTLVPKVKIGLNDIIVNL
- the MBF1 gene encoding multiprotein-bridging factor 1 (BUSCO:EOG09264MN3; EggNog:ENOG503P3TA; COG:K), whose product is MSDWENVTVIGQKARIGGGGPRQTVAKTASQLNAARRTGNVIGTEKKYGTSNTKSNPEGQRLAKLDDTDDVVAVKKLDTNVGKVISRARQDKKMTQKDFATQINEKPQVINDYEAGRAVPNQQLLGKMERALGVKLRGKQIEEDLRMTSTETDPDRDRRREIYKN
- a CDS encoding uncharacterized protein (COG:E; EggNog:ENOG503NUN0), whose product is MALRSSHSRPSIYRSGSSYLDISIANSRIVDGDDTSIIAGLDKDTTLHRGLKSRHVQLLALGGCIGTGLFIGSGGALSVAGPASLFLSYCIMLVVIFFVMNMLGEMITFLPLPGNGAQSFVKDYVDDSLGFAISWNYRYAFSILVPTEITAAALLIDYWPNSVHTAVWITIFLVVMVGLNLTSVKVFGEAEFYFASIKIFAVVGLIVLGVVLFFGGGPSHDRLGFRYWKHGLAFKPYLVEGPTGRFLGFWYAVIRSGFAFICSPELVATAGSEAIKPRANIPKAASRFIYRLGFFYVLGTLVIGIICDSRSHQLLNGSSDASASPFVIGIKNAGIPVLDSIINAAILTSAASSGNSFLYSSSRVLYSNAVKGIAPSIFMRVNRFGVPYFAVVTTSLFGCLAYLNASSTSANVFTWLSNIATISGFLSWTALSVAYIRWRKAISHNDLWHRVTYKTILQPYGAYFVIFFVGLICLTNGFAVFFNFNGPDFVAAYVTFPILAALYVSHKVYEYFKLGRVRFVRPIEEIDVTTNLDLIEQEDAGIPARVPRNLVEKAWFWLA